The Helianthus annuus cultivar XRQ/B chromosome 16, HanXRQr2.0-SUNRISE, whole genome shotgun sequence genome includes a window with the following:
- the LOC110915836 gene encoding uncharacterized protein LOC110915836, whose amino-acid sequence MIYGTITFLTKPMATFCCPIETEPKTMNQVELNQVREVAVGVIKDNKPSEASRILNEGMKPVIGIEEMAKVIERKDTIDKIQGMSTINEAVCQCSTSGVLSTPDQCGLKEPLSAPF is encoded by the exons ATGATCTATGGCACCATAACCTTCTTAACCAAACCCATGGCTACCTTTTGTTGCCCCATTGAGACCGAGCCCAAGACCATGAACCAAGTCGAACTCAACCAAGTCCGG GAAGTAGCTGTTGGTGTTATAAAAGACAACAAACCATCGGAAGCCTCTCGTATACTAAATGAG GGAATGAAACCTGTGATAGGGATCGAAGAAATGGCTAAGGTTATCGAGAGAAAAGATACGATTGACAAGATTCAAGGAATGAGCACAATCAATGAGGCGGTTTGTCAATGCTCTACAAGCGGTGTTCTTTCTACTCCTGATCAATGTGGTCTGAAGGAGCCTCTTTCTGCTCCTTTTTAG